In Elaeis guineensis isolate ETL-2024a chromosome 1, EG11, whole genome shotgun sequence, a genomic segment contains:
- the LOC105033517 gene encoding uncharacterized protein isoform X1, whose protein sequence is MKFIIQDDQTNSDNDIQEETNERDHGTQEFPPSAYQPSANPCGQSSLLGRTPASRLDAGGSGSIAFPMPNKFTSIRPSHRGSFPPRPAVGHSRDQPITIDDDDDEPLFLYERPQPPPIFAHHARFGLKRKRDQNESIPYHPQRPPQYARLSADSNDTIPEPLGYKCQLCNIDLAFRPRRSSSDPVPVHVVLPCGHCYHSSCFEEVHGCVGKDEIPPCFRCSQGGD, encoded by the exons ATCAAACTAACAGCGACAATGATATTCAAGAAGAAACAAATGAAAGGGATCATGGAACTCAGGAATTTCCTCCGTCTGCGTACCAACCCAGCGCCAATCCTTGTGGCCAGTCAAGCCTACTCGGTAGAACTCCTGCCAGCAGATTAGATGCAGGTGGGAGCGGTTCCATTGCTTTCCCAATGCCTAATAAATTCACCTCAATCCGGCCTTCTCATAGGGGTAGTTTCCCTCCTCGTCCTGCCGTAG GTCACAGCAGAGACCAACCAATCacaattgatgatgatgatgatgaacccCTCTTTCTTTATGAAAGACCACAGCCTCCTCCAATCTTTGCCCACCATGCCCGTTTTGGATTGAAGAGAAAGCGTGACCAGAATGAATCTATACCCTATCACCCGCAGCGACCGCCGCAGTATGCCAGGCTAAGTG CTGACTCCAATGATACCATACCTGAGCCCCTCGGCTATAAGTGTCAGCTCTGCAACATAGACCTAGCATTCAGGCCGAGAAGGTCCAGCTCCGATCCGGTTCCGGTGCATGTAGTCTTACCGTGTGGTCACTGTTATCACAGTAGTTGCTTTGAAGAAGTACATGGTTGCGTAGGAAAAGATGAAATCCCTCCATGCTTTCGCTGCTCGCAAGGTGGAGATTAG
- the LOC105033517 gene encoding uncharacterized protein isoform X2, translating to MKFIIQDDQTNSDNDIQEETNERDHGTQEFPPSAYQPSANPCGQSSLLGRTPASRLDAGGSGSIAFPMPNKFTSIRPSHRGHSRDQPITIDDDDDEPLFLYERPQPPPIFAHHARFGLKRKRDQNESIPYHPQRPPQYARLSADSNDTIPEPLGYKCQLCNIDLAFRPRRSSSDPVPVHVVLPCGHCYHSSCFEEVHGCVGKDEIPPCFRCSQGGD from the exons ATCAAACTAACAGCGACAATGATATTCAAGAAGAAACAAATGAAAGGGATCATGGAACTCAGGAATTTCCTCCGTCTGCGTACCAACCCAGCGCCAATCCTTGTGGCCAGTCAAGCCTACTCGGTAGAACTCCTGCCAGCAGATTAGATGCAGGTGGGAGCGGTTCCATTGCTTTCCCAATGCCTAATAAATTCACCTCAATCCGGCCTTCTCATAGGG GTCACAGCAGAGACCAACCAATCacaattgatgatgatgatgatgaacccCTCTTTCTTTATGAAAGACCACAGCCTCCTCCAATCTTTGCCCACCATGCCCGTTTTGGATTGAAGAGAAAGCGTGACCAGAATGAATCTATACCCTATCACCCGCAGCGACCGCCGCAGTATGCCAGGCTAAGTG CTGACTCCAATGATACCATACCTGAGCCCCTCGGCTATAAGTGTCAGCTCTGCAACATAGACCTAGCATTCAGGCCGAGAAGGTCCAGCTCCGATCCGGTTCCGGTGCATGTAGTCTTACCGTGTGGTCACTGTTATCACAGTAGTTGCTTTGAAGAAGTACATGGTTGCGTAGGAAAAGATGAAATCCCTCCATGCTTTCGCTGCTCGCAAGGTGGAGATTAG